The Odontesthes bonariensis isolate fOdoBon6 unplaced genomic scaffold, fOdoBon6.hap1 scaffold_284, whole genome shotgun sequence DNA segment CTTACAAAGGTAGCAAACAAAATCTTTCTAGGTCTTGATTATGAGTCTAGACAATCCACCGTGGTCACTTATTCTCTTGCAAGaatcaaatgaaaaagtaaGATGCGTTGGATCAGAGCCATCATGAATTCTTCATCCATGTCACCTCGCCCCATTTTCTGAGCTAACTCTACCTCTTTATACATTGCATCTGTGTAATGTGTCCCCCCGTTTGCTGCCACCACGTTGTCGACCATCTCCAGAAGTTGCGTTACCTGTTTTCTGTCCTTGCTCATGTTGTCAAAGACTAGGAACCTTCCGCCACAACGTTGGATAACTCGTTGAAGCCCCGGGTCACCTTCACGTACATATTCCTGTATGGTCATGGCTCCAAGATCACCAGCACGGGTAAACAGCACAATCATGAACTGGTTGGCTTTTGGACCAAACAGCTCCTGTAGTGCTTCCACAGAGTTCTTCTCTT contains these protein-coding regions:
- the LOC142376407 gene encoding GTPase IMAP family member 7-like, with the protein product LDLRIVMIGKTAVGKSAVGNTILGETKFRSSPAASSVTEACEKGVALWGNRVVSVVDTPGILDTSKTEDFIKREIVKCVKVSCPGPHVFLLVIQIGRFTKEEKNSVEALQELFGPKANQFMIVLFTRAGDLGAMTIQEYVREGDPGLQRVIQRCGGRFLVFDNMSKDRKQVTQLLEMVDNVVAANGGTHYTDAMYKEVELAQKMGRGDMDEEFMMALIQRILLFHLILARE